The proteins below come from a single Candidatus Eremiobacterota bacterium genomic window:
- a CDS encoding PP2C family protein-serine/threonine phosphatase, which translates to MLDKQTVERRFIKEINSSMEKAGLYSSILAFSSVMIIFLLNFLYPSMNLWLPGIFVLLAGGHALMIFMIARKWGFQKKTVYVIFFPMLLLLTAYFVVSYWCFPEEAPRYLSGPFSFSYFILIIFTGFVLEPKLSYYIGILSAAAYFLVYLLMRDQMVTSLSAAPSSLSSFATPMVFIFKSIFMIFAAYLVGTMSHIFKRLIFEVLEEERKKNIVALELAETTAAKARIENELKVAHDIQMSIMPKNFTPLLDGHGFDVYALIKPAREVGGDFYTFLFIDDDNFLFTIGDVAGKGIPAALLMSKTVTLIRTLALEKLSTDEILRKANEELCIDNDSCMFVTVFCSILNKKTGEMTFTNGGHNMPVIIRKDGGLSLLDDARCTCLGLEQDARYEKSTLILQPDECICLYTDGVTEALDKDSELFSTKRLIELLEKHRSLPAKEMAQKIFSSVETYSHGVDQSDDIAVQILRFYK; encoded by the coding sequence ATGCTTGATAAGCAAACCGTAGAAAGACGCTTTATCAAAGAAATAAACTCTTCCATGGAAAAGGCCGGGCTTTATTCATCCATCCTGGCCTTCTCCAGTGTCATGATAATTTTTCTTTTGAATTTTCTTTACCCTTCAATGAACCTCTGGCTCCCCGGTATCTTTGTCCTGCTTGCAGGAGGCCATGCGTTGATGATATTCATGATAGCCAGAAAATGGGGATTTCAAAAGAAGACGGTATATGTGATATTCTTCCCGATGCTTCTGCTGCTCACTGCTTATTTTGTCGTGTCATACTGGTGTTTTCCCGAGGAGGCCCCGAGGTACCTTTCAGGCCCCTTTTCCTTTTCATACTTCATCCTCATCATTTTCACCGGTTTTGTGCTTGAGCCGAAGCTCTCATATTATATCGGCATCCTTTCCGCAGCCGCGTATTTTCTTGTGTACCTGCTGATGAGAGACCAGATGGTGACTTCTCTTTCAGCAGCCCCCTCGTCACTGTCCTCCTTCGCCACTCCCATGGTGTTCATATTCAAAAGTATCTTCATGATCTTCGCAGCCTATCTTGTCGGCACGATGTCCCATATCTTCAAGCGGCTGATATTTGAAGTTCTTGAAGAAGAGAGAAAGAAGAATATCGTGGCCCTGGAACTGGCAGAAACCACAGCGGCAAAAGCCAGAATTGAAAATGAGCTGAAAGTGGCTCACGACATACAGATGAGCATAATGCCGAAGAATTTCACCCCCCTGCTCGACGGCCATGGCTTCGATGTGTATGCCCTCATCAAGCCTGCCAGAGAGGTGGGAGGAGACTTTTACACCTTTTTATTTATCGATGATGATAACTTCCTGTTCACTATCGGCGATGTCGCGGGGAAAGGCATCCCGGCAGCCCTTCTGATGAGCAAAACGGTTACCCTCATCAGGACGCTGGCTCTTGAAAAACTCAGTACCGATGAGATTTTAAGGAAAGCTAACGAAGAGCTGTGCATCGATAATGACTCATGCATGTTTGTTACCGTGTTCTGCTCCATATTGAATAAAAAAACCGGTGAAATGACCTTTACCAACGGGGGACATAACATGCCGGTGATTATCCGCAAAGACGGCGGGTTGAGCCTTCTGGATGATGCCCGCTGCACCTGCCTGGGATTGGAGCAGGATGCCCGGTATGAAAAATCCACATTGATTCTGCAGCCCGATGAGTGCATCTGCCTTTATACTGATGGCGTCACCGAAGCTTTAGACAAGGACAGTGAATTGTTTTCCACGAAAAGACTCATTGAGCTCCTGGAAAAGCACAGGAGCCTTCCTGCGAAAGAGATGGCGCAGAAGATTTTCTCATCGGTTGAGACCTATTCCCATGGCGTGGACCAGTCCGACGACATTGCGGTTCAGATTCTAAGATTCTATAAGTAG